A window of the Hordeum vulgare subsp. vulgare chromosome 5H, MorexV3_pseudomolecules_assembly, whole genome shotgun sequence genome harbors these coding sequences:
- the LOC123451954 gene encoding BTB/POZ domain-containing protein At2g46260-like: MAGVGVGPEEVVVVGESFEFAFDKEAFSDKKLRVEVVGSDDAASRKRRREDDKSDEGECVDSSSIVMAAPILRVTTMHINSAILAAKSPFFFKLFSNGMKESDKGQATLRISDSEENAFMELLYFIYSGKLTPTTEPTHLVDILMAADKFEVVSCIKLCGQQLTILPMTPESAVLCLDLPYSISMAPALAEAAKKFFAERYKDFLSTKFQDELMRIPLAGIVAILSRNDLGILSEEAVFDFVLRWADSQYPNPEERRKILSSQLLPLVPLVRSRVRTIVLE, from the exons ATGGCAGGGGTGGGCGTGGggccggaggaggtggtggtggtgggcgaGAGCTTCGAGTTCGCCTTTGACAAGGAGGCCTTCTCCGACAAGAAGCTGCGGGTCGAGGTCGTCGGCAGCGACGACGCCGCCAGCCGCAAGCGCCGCCGGGAGGACGACAAAA GTGATGAAGGAGAATGTGTCGATTCTTCTTCTATAGTGATGGCTGCACCAATTTTACGAGTCACTACCATGCATATCAATTCGGCGATTCTTGCTGCAAAAAGTCCTTTCTTTTTCAAG CTTTTCTCAAATGGCATGAAAGAGTCTGATAAGGGACAGGCAACACTTCGAATCTCTGATTCAG AGGAAAATGCCTTCATGGAGCTTTTGTACTTCATATATAGTGGAAAGTTGACACCAACAACGGAGCCGACTCATCTGGTTGATATCTTGATGGCCGCTGACAAATTTGAGGTGGTTTCTTGCATTAAGCTTTGCGGTCAACAGCTCACAATCTTGCCTATGACCCCAGAATCTGCTGTGCTGTGCCTAGATCTACCATATTCCATTTCAATGGCACCTGCCCTGGCAGAGGCAGCCAAGAAATTCTTTGCTGAAAGATACAAGGATTTCCTGTCAACAAA GTTCCAAGACGAACTGATGAGGATTCCTCTTGCAGGGATCGTAGCCATCTTATCAAGGAATGACCTCGGGATTTTATCTGAAGAAGCCGTCTTTGACTTTGTGCTCAGGTGGGCTGATTCGCAGTACCCAAATCCAGAAGAAAGACGCAAGATCTTGAGTTCACAACTACTGCCACTAGTACCACTAGTGCGAAGTAGGGTCAGAACCATTGTACTTGAATAG
- the LOC123451953 gene encoding BTB/POZ domain-containing protein POB1-like: MAGGDASMVAAPGLEAAGEAEVDSGFEFAFENEAFSDRVLRIEVISTGRKRRSEGDDGEGIIDSSWTASSTAVLRVKTVHVSSVILAAKSSFFFKLFSNGMKESDQRQSTVRIADSEENAFMELIRFMYNGRLTPTTESTLLVDILMIADKFDVASCIKLCSQRLIALPMTPESAVRCLDLPCSITMSADLSEAAKKFLSKRYEKFLLTKFQDELMRVPLAGIVAILSKNLPGAESENSVFDFVVRWADFQYPNSEERRKILSSSLLPVVALVRSMTNEILIDQPSCIMNFILKREHCSGSFPSGSIRSPPFYCAGHGFFLSAHRRMDPRNYFSLEIQKVEDKGLVRGTLDYEIELRTTPSLEFTCLWKGPTTTGCTHGFGCIVPWPEVIPDDSPFFIDDKLHVRVHLKITPQL, from the exons ATGGCCGGAGGCGACGCGTCAATGGTGGCGGCGCCGGGGCTGGAGGCGGCGGGGGAGGCGGAGGTGGACTCGGGCTTCGAGTTCGCCTTCGAGAACGAGGCTTTCTCCGACAGGGTCCTGCGGATAGAGGTCATCAGCACTGGCCGGAAGCGCCGCAGTGAAG GTGATGATGGAGAAGGTATTATTGACTCTTCTTGGACTGCGTCGAGTACAGCAGTTTTACGAGTCAAGACCGTACATGTCAGTTCGGTAATTCTCGCCGCAaaaagttctttctttttcaag CTTTTCTCAAATGGCATGAAAGAATCTGATCAGAGACAGTCAACAGTTAGAATTGCTGATTCAG AGGAGAATGCCTTTATGGAGCTTATACGCTTTATGTACAATGGAAGGTTGACACCAACAACCGAGTCCACTCTTCTGGTTGATATCTTGATGATTGCTGACAAATTTGATGTCGCTTCGTGCATCAAGCTTTGCAGTCAGAGGCTCATTGCCCTGCCTATGACCCCAGAATCTGCAGTGAGATGCCTAGATCTCCCATGTTCCATAACAATGTCAGCTGATCTATCAGAGGCAGCCAAGAAATTCCTTTCTAAAAGATATGAGAAGTTCCTGTTAACAAA GTTCCAAGATGAATTGATGAGGGTTCCTCTCGCTGGGATTGTGGCCATCTTATCCAAGAATCTCCCCGGGGCTGAATCTGAAAATTCCGTCTTTGACTTTGTGGTCAGGTGGGCCGACTTTCAGTACCCAAATTCAGAAGAAAGACGCAAGATTTTAAGTTCAAGTTTACTTCCAGTGGTGGCACTAGTGCGTAGCATGACCAATGAGATCCTAATTGATCAGCCGTCTTGTATAATGAACTTTATTCTAAAGCGGGAGCACTGCTCTGGGAGCTTCCCATCAGGATCGATACGCTCGCCACCATTCTATTGTGCGGGGCATGGTTTCTTCCTCTCAGCACACCGTAGAATGGATCCGCGCAACTATTTTTCCTTAGAAATACAGAAGGTAGAAGACAAGGGCCTAGTAAGGGGGACATTAGATTATGAGATTGAGTTAAGGACAACACCGTCGCTGGAGTTTACCTGCTTGTGGAAGGGCCCCACCACCACCGGTTGTACACATGGTTTTGGATGCATAGTTCCTTGGCCGGAGGTCATTCCTGACGATAGCCCCTTCTTCATCGATGACAAACTCCATGTTCGAGTTCATTTGAAGATAACGCCGCAGCTGTAg